A window of Planctomycetota bacterium contains these coding sequences:
- the mdoH gene encoding glucans biosynthesis glucosyltransferase MdoH, whose amino-acid sequence MNRFVLQSIARFRTETARYGRWFSVRWVVWAAAVLTTIFGATVFVHLMTADGNFGVLDLPLVILFIVLFGWISFGFWMATSGFVYCLAFGRRPHVSALDPTADKLPLTAVVMPIYNEDPHRVMAGLRSMYESLARASHADRFHWFIVSDTTNPRVAVREEMAWARLVEKLGRPTNVFYRRRPRNIGRKSGNLRDFCERWGRAYVYMIVLDADSLMIGPTLVQMVQRMEQSPDVGILQVPPTTVCRNTFFARLQQFSAASYGELFATGLALVTGLDGNYFGHNAVLRMRPFMNYCGLPRLPGKPPLGGEIFSHDFVEAAMIRRAGWRVVIAHDLDGSYEESPTTIVDYSKRDQRWCQGNLQHARLVLRSGLHPSSRMHMLIGIMSYVSSSLWLLMLVLGMATVAHWPSSPGGESGQSFVQMVEGVGLFAFTMALLLVPKFWGYVLVRNRPLRMLLQRGDDAVLLSLMLETLMSFLLAPIFMVYHVTFVFSALTGHMVQWSAQQRGERRSGWRDSARACRWHTIAGISLAVIAYALTPSLFWWLAPIWGPLMVSIPVTHALDSVKVGEWLARRGLLVIPEETAPPPLITRLLRYMQERNPAADAGGDPVRRVIVDPSWHARHMAILDGTHMPDPPIEDLRPTIDQLMRDPSHQPTDDQWRTLLLSRAAMRELHRGVWRHWPDEELREAMTPAVMH is encoded by the coding sequence ATGAATCGCTTCGTCCTTCAGTCCATCGCCCGATTCCGCACAGAGACCGCCCGCTACGGGCGATGGTTCTCCGTGCGCTGGGTCGTCTGGGCCGCCGCCGTCTTGACGACGATCTTCGGCGCCACGGTGTTCGTGCATCTGATGACCGCGGACGGGAACTTCGGCGTGCTCGACCTGCCGCTGGTCATCCTCTTTATCGTCCTTTTCGGATGGATCAGCTTCGGGTTCTGGATGGCGACGTCGGGGTTCGTGTACTGCCTGGCCTTCGGTCGTCGGCCGCATGTGTCCGCGCTCGATCCGACCGCCGACAAGCTTCCGCTGACCGCCGTGGTGATGCCCATCTACAACGAAGACCCGCATCGCGTGATGGCGGGGCTTCGGTCGATGTACGAATCGCTCGCCCGCGCCTCTCACGCCGATCGCTTTCACTGGTTCATCGTCTCCGACACGACCAACCCGCGCGTCGCCGTGCGGGAGGAGATGGCGTGGGCCCGGCTTGTCGAGAAACTCGGGCGTCCGACGAATGTGTTCTATCGGCGCCGTCCGCGCAACATCGGGCGAAAGAGCGGGAATCTTCGCGATTTCTGCGAGCGGTGGGGGCGGGCGTATGTGTACATGATCGTGCTCGACGCCGACTCGCTGATGATCGGGCCGACGCTGGTGCAGATGGTGCAGCGGATGGAGCAGTCGCCGGATGTGGGCATCCTTCAGGTTCCGCCGACGACGGTGTGTCGCAACACCTTCTTCGCCCGCCTTCAGCAGTTCTCCGCCGCGTCGTACGGCGAGCTGTTCGCCACGGGCCTCGCCCTCGTCACCGGACTCGACGGCAACTACTTCGGACACAACGCCGTCCTGCGCATGCGTCCGTTCATGAACTACTGCGGCCTGCCGCGCCTGCCGGGCAAACCGCCGCTCGGCGGTGAAATCTTCAGCCACGACTTCGTCGAAGCCGCCATGATCCGCCGCGCCGGATGGCGCGTCGTCATCGCCCACGACCTCGACGGCTCCTACGAGGAATCGCCCACCACCATCGTCGACTACTCCAAGCGCGATCAGCGCTGGTGTCAGGGCAATCTTCAGCACGCCCGCCTCGTCCTCCGCAGCGGGCTGCATCCCTCCAGCCGCATGCACATGCTCATCGGCATCATGTCGTATGTCTCCTCGTCGCTGTGGCTCCTGATGCTGGTGCTGGGCATGGCAACGGTCGCGCACTGGCCATCGTCGCCCGGCGGCGAAAGCGGCCAGAGCTTCGTGCAAATGGTCGAAGGCGTCGGGCTTTTCGCGTTCACGATGGCGCTCCTGCTGGTGCCCAAATTCTGGGGCTACGTGCTTGTCCGCAATCGCCCGCTGCGCATGCTCCTGCAGCGCGGCGACGACGCGGTGCTGTTGAGTCTGATGCTCGAGACGCTCATGTCGTTTTTGCTCGCGCCGATCTTCATGGTGTATCACGTCACGTTCGTCTTCTCGGCGCTGACGGGGCACATGGTGCAGTGGTCGGCCCAGCAGCGCGGCGAGCGGCGCTCCGGCTGGCGCGACTCGGCCCGGGCGTGCCGTTGGCACACGATCGCCGGGATTTCGCTGGCCGTCATCGCCTACGCCCTGACGCCGTCGCTGTTCTGGTGGCTCGCCCCGATCTGGGGGCCGCTCATGGTGTCGATCCCGGTCACGCATGCGCTGGACAGCGTGAAGGTCGGCGAATGGCTCGCCCGGCGCGGCCTGCTGGTGATCCCCGAGGAGACCGCGCCGCCGCCGCTCATCACCCGGCTTCTTCGCTACATGCAGGAACGCAACCCCGCCGCCGACGCCGGCGGCGACCCGGTCCGCCGCGTCATCGTCGATCCGTCATGGCACGCCCGGCACATGGCGATCCTCGACGGCACGCACATGCCCGATCCGCCGATCGAGGATCTGCGTCCGACGATCGATCAGTTGATGCGCGACCCGTCGCATCAGCCGACGGATGACCAGTGGCGCACGCTGCTATTGAGCCGCGCCGCGATGCGCGAACTGCATCGCGGTGTCTGGCGCCATTGGCCCGACGAAGAGCTTCGTGAAGCGATGACGCCCGCGGTGATGCACTGA
- a CDS encoding glucose 1-dehydrogenase: protein MPQCEARKVLRGQKAIVTGANSGIGKAIAIALGHAGADVMINYVLGEGEANRVAEMALCGCKHEPNRTLIHQADVSDEAQVRCMFEHAIDAFGTVDILVNNAGLQQDAALEEMTLAQWNKVMGVNLTGQFLCAREAVREFKRRGIRPDVSCAAGKIICVSSVHDVIPWAGHVNYAASKGGVMLMMKSIAQEVAPYRIRVNSICPGAVRTPINRDAWETPAAYNSLLKLIPYKRIGEPDDIGRAAVWLASDEADYITGTNLYIDGGMTLYPGFEAGG from the coding sequence ATGCCCCAGTGCGAAGCGCGCAAGGTCCTGCGCGGGCAGAAGGCCATCGTGACCGGCGCCAACAGCGGCATCGGCAAGGCGATCGCTATCGCATTGGGCCACGCCGGTGCGGATGTGATGATCAACTACGTGCTGGGGGAAGGCGAAGCCAATCGCGTGGCGGAGATGGCGCTGTGCGGCTGCAAACACGAACCCAATCGCACGCTCATCCATCAAGCCGACGTATCCGACGAAGCGCAGGTCCGCTGCATGTTCGAACATGCCATCGACGCATTCGGCACCGTCGACATCCTCGTCAACAACGCCGGTCTTCAGCAGGACGCGGCGCTGGAGGAGATGACGCTCGCGCAATGGAATAAGGTTATGGGCGTGAACCTCACGGGACAGTTCCTCTGCGCCCGCGAAGCCGTGCGCGAGTTCAAGCGACGCGGCATCCGTCCGGACGTATCCTGCGCTGCGGGGAAGATCATATGCGTCTCGAGCGTACATGATGTGATCCCGTGGGCGGGGCACGTCAATTACGCGGCGAGCAAGGGTGGGGTCATGCTCATGATGAAGAGCATCGCGCAGGAAGTCGCGCCGTACCGCATCCGTGTCAACAGCATCTGCCCAGGTGCTGTTCGTACGCCCATCAACCGTGATGCCTGGGAGACGCCCGCTGCGTACAACAGTCTGCTCAAGCTCATCCCGTACAAGCGCATCGGCGAGCCCGACGATATCGGCCGCGCCGCCGTCTGGCTTGCCAGCGACGAAGCCGACTACATCACCGGCACGAACCTCTACATTGACGGCGGCATGACGCTCTACCCCGGCTTTGAAGCGGGCGGTTGA
- a CDS encoding DUF1501 domain-containing protein, translated as MHDSIEQTRRTFLRRSGIGSIALASLMNPSLARAARVAEPSEGGPWRGVINPPHLLPRVKRVIHLCMAGGPSHLETFDYKPTLAEYNGKPMPDSLTKGQPIAQLQGQALRVLGPQHKFVKCGRSGLMMTDVFKHMQGIADEMCVIKSMYTEQINHDPAHTFFNTGTAISGRPSMGSWVLYGLGADTQDLPGFIVLTSEGGGQAQPISSRQWHSGFLPSRFQGVQMHSTGNPVHYVKNPDGVGRPQQRDIIDAVAKINRMRNSELDDPEIATRITGYEMAFRMQASVPELTDMSGEPKHIVEMYGCKPGDGSFASNCLLARRLAERGVRFIQLYHRGWDHHGGVKAGVARTASLVDQGTAALVNDLKQRGMLDDTLILWGGEFGRTPMAQGDGRDHHIKGYSMWLAGGGVTGGVSYGETDDFGYNAVQNRTHIRDLHATILHMLGIESDRFTYKFQGLDFRLTGVEEAHVIQPILG; from the coding sequence ATGCATGATTCCATCGAGCAGACCCGTCGGACTTTTCTTCGCCGCAGCGGCATCGGCTCGATCGCGCTGGCGTCGTTGATGAACCCATCGCTGGCGCGGGCGGCGCGCGTGGCGGAGCCGTCGGAAGGCGGGCCGTGGCGCGGCGTGATCAATCCGCCGCATCTGTTGCCGCGCGTCAAGCGGGTGATCCATCTGTGCATGGCCGGCGGCCCGAGCCATCTGGAAACCTTCGATTACAAACCGACGCTCGCCGAGTACAACGGCAAACCCATGCCCGATTCGCTCACCAAGGGCCAGCCCATCGCGCAGCTTCAGGGCCAGGCGTTGCGTGTGCTGGGCCCGCAGCACAAGTTCGTCAAGTGCGGCCGGAGCGGGCTGATGATGACCGATGTGTTCAAGCACATGCAGGGCATCGCCGACGAAATGTGCGTCATCAAGTCGATGTACACCGAGCAGATCAATCACGACCCGGCGCATACGTTTTTCAACACCGGCACCGCCATCAGCGGACGGCCTTCGATGGGATCATGGGTGCTTTACGGCCTCGGCGCCGATACGCAGGACCTGCCCGGGTTCATCGTGCTCACCAGCGAAGGCGGCGGACAGGCGCAGCCGATCAGCTCGCGCCAATGGCACAGCGGATTTCTGCCCAGCCGGTTTCAGGGCGTGCAGATGCACTCGACCGGGAACCCGGTGCATTACGTGAAGAATCCCGACGGCGTCGGCCGCCCGCAGCAGCGCGACATCATCGACGCGGTGGCGAAGATCAACCGCATGCGCAACAGCGAACTGGACGATCCGGAAATCGCCACGCGCATCACCGGCTATGAAATGGCGTTCCGCATGCAGGCGTCGGTGCCCGAGCTGACCGATATGTCCGGCGAACCCAAGCACATCGTCGAGATGTACGGCTGCAAGCCCGGCGACGGGTCCTTCGCCAGCAACTGCCTGCTGGCGCGCCGGCTCGCCGAGCGCGGCGTGCGATTCATCCAGCTTTATCATCGCGGATGGGACCATCACGGCGGGGTGAAGGCGGGCGTGGCGCGAACGGCGTCGCTGGTCGATCAAGGCACCGCGGCGCTGGTCAATGATCTGAAACAGCGAGGCATGCTCGACGACACGCTCATCCTCTGGGGCGGCGAGTTCGGACGCACGCCGATGGCCCAGGGCGACGGCCGCGACCACCATATCAAGGGCTACTCCATGTGGCTCGCCGGCGGCGGCGTGACGGGCGGCGTCAGCTATGGCGAAACCGACGACTTCGGCTACAACGCCGTGCAGAACCGCACCCATATTCGTGACCTGCACGCGACGATCCTCCACATGCTCGGCATCGAAAGCGATCGCTTCACCTACAAATTCCAGGGCTTGGACTTCCGCCTGACCGGCGTGGAGGAAGCGCACGTGATCCAACCCATTCTCGGGTAG
- a CDS encoding glucan biosynthesis protein D yields the protein MVQWGRRRTSASPPLVMLAVAFSVAACAAATKSSFTMCSRLWFGMLLAWLVVSAGCTSVVVSDRPGVGSDKSMFAWLVAQADARARQPYVAPDETLPPKLEKLDYDSYRKILYQWNKTLWADSAEPYKLQFFHRGFLHRQRIAVNLITDAAVEPLTFSPALFEYMPEIRAALEPDTLPTDLGFAGIKVLYPLNEPGKLDELITFLDASYFRALAKGQFYGISARGVAIDTVTDHPEEFPCFRSYWIRKPVAGDDHIAIFALLDGPSVSGAYQFVLRPGSTTTLDIHAHLVFRRDIAKLGLAPLTSMFLNGESHPGQFDAHRPELHDSDTLLVAMPDGQWLNRPLTNPDKVTITDLPADHPLGFGLMQLDRRFAHYNDPEAHYDLRPSYWVEPLGDWGKGDIQLVELPTKNEFADNVVAFWKPRQAIRAGDVRDLQYRLHVTSADPQSSGQGLWRRP from the coding sequence ATGGTACAATGGGGCCGTCGGCGAACGTCGGCGAGCCCGCCGCTTGTGATGCTCGCTGTGGCATTTTCCGTCGCTGCGTGTGCGGCTGCGACAAAGTCGAGTTTCACCATGTGTTCGCGTCTGTGGTTTGGGATGCTTCTGGCCTGGCTCGTGGTCTCAGCCGGCTGTACGAGCGTGGTCGTGAGCGATCGGCCGGGGGTGGGTTCCGACAAGTCCATGTTCGCCTGGCTTGTCGCCCAAGCCGACGCGCGGGCGCGTCAGCCGTATGTCGCGCCGGACGAGACGCTCCCGCCCAAACTCGAAAAGCTCGACTACGACAGCTATCGCAAGATTCTCTATCAATGGAACAAGACCCTCTGGGCGGACAGTGCCGAGCCGTACAAGCTTCAGTTTTTTCATCGCGGGTTTCTGCATCGTCAGCGCATCGCGGTGAATCTCATCACCGATGCCGCCGTCGAGCCGCTGACGTTCTCGCCCGCGCTGTTCGAGTACATGCCCGAGATTCGCGCGGCGCTCGAGCCCGACACGCTGCCGACCGATCTCGGTTTCGCCGGCATCAAGGTGCTCTACCCCCTCAACGAGCCGGGCAAGCTTGATGAACTGATCACCTTCCTCGACGCCAGTTATTTCCGAGCCCTGGCCAAAGGGCAGTTCTACGGCATCTCCGCCCGCGGCGTCGCCATCGACACCGTCACCGATCATCCCGAAGAATTCCCCTGCTTCCGGTCGTACTGGATCCGCAAGCCCGTCGCCGGCGATGATCACATCGCGATCTTCGCGCTCCTCGACGGCCCGAGCGTCAGCGGGGCCTACCAGTTCGTCCTCCGCCCCGGCTCCACCACCACGCTCGACATTCACGCCCATCTCGTCTTCCGCCGCGACATCGCCAAGCTGGGCCTGGCGCCGCTGACAAGCATGTTCCTCAATGGCGAATCGCACCCCGGACAGTTCGACGCCCATCGCCCGGAGCTTCACGATTCGGATACGCTGCTTGTCGCGATGCCCGATGGCCAATGGCTCAATCGCCCGCTGACGAACCCTGACAAAGTGACGATCACCGACCTGCCCGCCGATCACCCGCTTGGCTTCGGCCTCATGCAGCTCGATCGCCGGTTCGCTCATTACAACGACCCCGAAGCGCACTATGATCTTCGCCCCAGCTACTGGGTTGAGCCGCTCGGCGACTGGGGCAAGGGCGACATTCAACTCGTCGAGTTGCCGACGAAAAACGAATTCGCCGACAATGTCGTGGCGTTCTGGAAGCCGCGACAAGCGATCCGGGCCGGCGACGTGCGCGACCTGCAATATCGGCTCCATGTGACCAGCGCCGACCCGCAATCGTCGGGTCAAGGCCTATGGCGGAGACCTTAA